Within the Longimicrobiaceae bacterium genome, the region GGGCCGGAACGAATCGGTCGAGGAGTTCCCCGTTGGGCGGACGCTCGCGTTCGACGCCGTGAAGGGCCGGCTGTGGGCGGTCTGCGGAAGCTGCGGGCGGTGGAACCTCGCTCCCATACACGAGCGATGGGAGGCGGTCGAGACGTCCGAGAAGCTGTTCGCGGACGCGCGGCTCAAGGTGCAGTCCGAGAACGTGGGGATGGCCAAGCTGCGAGACGGGACGCGGCTCGTCCGCATCGGCCGGGCGGAGGCGCACGAAGTGGCGGGGTGGCGCTACGGCGCGCTGTACCGCTCGCGCCACAGAACCGCAGCCCGCGCGGCCAGGCTGGGAACGCTGGCCATGGGCGGAGCGTGGCTCGCCCAGATGGCCGGTGGCCCCGTGTACACCGTGGCGGCCGGTGCGGGCACCGTGGCCCTGTGCCTCTGGTCACGCAGGCTCGTCCGGAAGACCGTCCACCGCGTCACGCCAGCGGGCGACTCGCAGGCGGTGACGGTACGCCGCCGCGACCTTCCGGGCGCCGGGCTCCGCACCGAGGGCGGCAAGCTCGTGCTAACGCTGGACGTGTGGGTCGACGGATGCGAGGAGCCCCGGCGGGTGCTGCTCCGGGGCGCGCAGGCGCGGGAGACGCTCGCTCGCGCGATGGTCTACGTGAACCGCCCCGGAGCCCCTGCGCCGGTAGTGAGCCGCGCGGTGGACGGTCTCGCGGAGAGCGGCGGCGCCGAGCGCTACCTGGCGCACACGGCGGCGCGCCAGCGGATCCTCCTGCCCGGCCTGCAGGCGGCCGGCACCGGGAGCGACCCGTTCGGGGTCAGGGCCGGGGTCACTGCGCTCGCCTTTGCGCTCGGCCACTCCTTCGCATCCCCGCCGGCGCCGGGTACGGCGGACGCCGCCCCGCCGTCGGGGCTGCTCCGCGCCGACGAGGCCCTGGGGCTGGAGATGGCGCTGCACGAGGAGACCGAGCGGCGCGCGATGGCGGGCGAGCTGGTGATGCTGGAGATCGCCTGGCGCGATGCCGAGGAGATCGCCCGTATCGCCGACGCGCTGCCGGGCGCACCACCGGAGACGGATCGATGACCGAGGACCTGGCCGTCTTCGCCGCGGCGGAGGAAGCGGCGCGCGAGGGGCGCCCGGTGGCGCTGGCGACGATCGTCCGCTGCAAGGGCAGCACGCCGCGGGGCATCGGGAGCAAGATGCTGGTCGATCCCGAGCGGGGGCTGACGGGCACCGTGGGCGGCGGCTGCGGCGAGGCCGAGGTGATCGAGGCGGCGCGTGACGTGGTGCGCACCGGCCGCCCGCAGCTCCTGCGCATCGACCTGACGCACGACCTGCTCTCGTGGAGCCCCGCCGTGTGCGGCGGCATCTTCGACGTCTTCGTGGAGCGGGTGTGATGCGCAGCGCGTGGCGGCCGACGATCCCGCGTGGGAGATCTGCCGGATCGAATCCATGCTCGCCGAAGCACTCTGCGTCGATCCATACGGGTGTGTCGTGAGCCTGCGCCCCATCCACCGTACCCGAACCCGGCAACGCACCGCATGACGCCACAGACCGCCGCGCCCACGCCCGCCGCTCCCGCCGTCTCCGCCGAAACGGTGTGGCGCCGCTACGGCGAGTACCTGCGCCGGCCGCCGCAGGTGGTGATCGAGTGGAACGACGCGGAGACGGAGGCGCGCGGCTGGCTGGTGATCAACTCGCTGCGCGGCGGCGCGGCCGGCGGCGGCACTCGCATGCGGGCGGGACTCACGCGGCGCGAGGTGACGTACCTGGCGAAGACGATGGAGCTGAAGTTCGCCTTCAGCGGCCCGGCCATCGGCGGCGCGAAGTCGGGCATCGACTTCGACCCGGCCGACCCGCGCCGCGACGGAGTGCTGCGGCGCTGGTTCCAGGCCGTCGCGCCGTACCTGCACCGCTGCTACGGCACCGGCGGCGACCTGAACGTGGACGAGGTGAAGGACGTCATCCCCTGCTGCGCCGCCATCGGCCTGGCGCACCCGCAGGAGGGCGTGGTCCGCGGCCACTTCCAGCCGGGCGATGCGGCCCGCGCCCGCATCCTCCACGCGCTCGACGTGGGCGTCAGCGCGCCGGTCACCGGCCCGCACGGCGTGGCGGGCGAGCCGCTGCCGGTGGCCGACCTGGTGACGGGATACGGTCTCGCGCAGTCCATCATCCGGCTGTACGAGATGCGCGGCCTCTCGGTGCGCGGCCGCCGAGTGCTGGTGGAGGGCTTCGGCGCGGTGGGCGCCCCGTGCGCGCTGTACCTGGCCCGCGCCGGCGCGCTCGTGGTCGGCATCGCGGACCGCGAGAAGACGCTCGTCGCGCCGCAGGGCCTGGGCGCCGGTGAGGTGGAGGCGCTGCTGCTCGCGCGCGAGGACAAGCTTCTCCCTGCGTCCGACCCGCGCTGCGTGCGCGACGGCGGCGTGGCCTTCCGCTCCGTCGCGGCCGAGGTCTTCGTGGCCGCCGCGGGATCCGGCACGCTGGACGAGGCGGCGCTGGAGTCGCTGGCCGCGCAGGGCGTGGAGACCATCGCGTGCGGCGCCAACCAGCCCTTCCGCGAGGCCAAGCTGGGCGCCACCGCCGTGCAGCGCCGCGCGGATGCGCGCTTCACCATCGTCCCCGACGTGGTGGCCAACTGCGGGATGGCGCGCGCATTCAGCTACCTGATGCACGAGGGCGCCGGGACCAGCGCGGAGCCCATCTTCGCCGCGGTGGACGAGACCATCGCCCGCGCGCTGCGCGACCTGCTGGACCGCAACGGCGGCCGCGCCACCGGGCTGCTGGGCGCCGCGTTCGACCACGCCATGGACCTGGCCTCCCGCGCATAGCGAAGCCTGCCGACGTACATCTTTCCGATCCCGAGCTTTCCCCACCCATCTCACACGCGACCCGCCGAGACCCGGCGGGCGCGCGCAGACACCCCTTGCACCGGAAGCAGCCGCATGACCGCAGTGAACATCCCGCTCGCGCCGAACCAGATGGACCAGATTCGCGGCGAGCTGCTGCGCACGCTCACCCGCCTGGAGCGCAGCATGAAGATCAGCGGCCAGACCGACCGCGCGCGCGACCTGGAGCAGGACACCGTGGGCCGCCTCTCGCGCATCGACGCGCTGCAGAACCAGGGTCTCACCCGCAGCCTGGAAGAGCGCGAGCGCACCCAGCTCACGCAGATCGTCGAAGCGCTGCGCCGCATCGAGGACGGCACCTACGGCTCGTGCGGCGGCTGCGGGGGCCCCATCCCGTTCGAGCGCCTGATGGTATACCCGGAAACCCTCGCCTGCACCGCCTGCGTTACCGCACGCTGACCCGCGGTCACTTTACATCGCTCGCAAATTCCCGACGCGCCGCATCTCCCCCACTGTAACCGTTTCCTTCAGAACACTCGCCGATCACGTCTGCGGATGTGCAGCGCCGGAGTAGGTGCGGACTTCTTGTGGCGGAAACCGAGCTAAGCTCCACGCTGGGAACGGTCTACTCCCCTCTCCCGTTCGCGGCGGAAGGGCCTGGGGGAGGGGAAACGTTCCCGACACGCCGGATCTCGCGTCCGACGCGAAATCCCGCTCAGACCTCGCCCGTCCCGCCGCGCATTCGTACAATTCAGTCATCCGGCGCAGCCCTTCGGCCGCGCATCCCCCGATTCCCATCTCCCGCTCCGCACCCTGGAACCCACCGTCGTGCGAGGCAGGTTCGCACCCAGCCCCACGGGCGCGCTGCACCTGGGCAACGCGCGCACGGCCCTGCTCGCGTGGCTTCACGCACGCGCGGCGGGCGGGCGCTTCGTGATGCGCGTGGAGGACCTGGACCGCGGACGGGTGCGACCCGGCATCATGGAGGCGCAGCTCGCCGACCTGCGCTGGCTGGGGCTGGACTGGGACGAAGGGCCGGACGTGGGGGGGCCGTACGCCCCGTACCTCCAGACCGAGCGCACGGAGGACTACCGCGCCGCGCTGCACCGGCTGGCGAACGCGGGGCTGATCTTCGCCTGCTCGTGCTCGCGGCGCGACATCGCCGCGGCGGCCAGCGCGCCCCACGGCGGCGGCGAAGAAGGTCCGCGCTACGCCGGCACCTGCCGAGAGCGCCCGGCCGGCGGCTGGGTGGACGGTGGGCCGCTGGGCGAGGCACCTATGGCCCTGCGCTTCCGCACCCCGTCGGCCGAGGTCTGCTTCCACGACCTCCTCCAGGGCCGCGTCTGCTTCGATCCGGCGGCGGAGACCGGCGACTTCGTGGTGCGGCGGAAGGACGGCGTGGCCGCGTACCAGCTCGCCGTGGTCGTAGACGACGCGGCGATGGAGATCACCCACGTCGTCCGCGCCGCCGACCTGCTTTCGTCCACCGCGCGGCAGCTACTGCTGTACGAGGCGCTGGGCCTGCGCGCGCCCGCCTTCCTGCACGTCCC harbors:
- a CDS encoding TraR/DksA C4-type zinc finger protein, translated to MTAVNIPLAPNQMDQIRGELLRTLTRLERSMKISGQTDRARDLEQDTVGRLSRIDALQNQGLTRSLEERERTQLTQIVEALRRIEDGTYGSCGGCGGPIPFERLMVYPETLACTACVTAR
- the gluQRS gene encoding tRNA glutamyl-Q(34) synthetase GluQRS, which produces MRGRFAPSPTGALHLGNARTALLAWLHARAAGGRFVMRVEDLDRGRVRPGIMEAQLADLRWLGLDWDEGPDVGGPYAPYLQTERTEDYRAALHRLANAGLIFACSCSRRDIAAAASAPHGGGEEGPRYAGTCRERPAGGWVDGGPLGEAPMALRFRTPSAEVCFHDLLQGRVCFDPAAETGDFVVRRKDGVAAYQLAVVVDDAAMEITHVVRAADLLSSTARQLLLYEALGLRAPAFLHVPLLLGADGERLAKRHGAVSLAEVRQAGVSPQRVAGWLAATCGLAAPGEEVSAVDLMARFDVARLPREATAVSADMLARLLR
- a CDS encoding XdhC family protein — encoded protein: MTEDLAVFAAAEEAAREGRPVALATIVRCKGSTPRGIGSKMLVDPERGLTGTVGGGCGEAEVIEAARDVVRTGRPQLLRIDLTHDLLSWSPAVCGGIFDVFVERV
- a CDS encoding Glu/Leu/Phe/Val dehydrogenase dimerization domain-containing protein — protein: MTPQTAAPTPAAPAVSAETVWRRYGEYLRRPPQVVIEWNDAETEARGWLVINSLRGGAAGGGTRMRAGLTRREVTYLAKTMELKFAFSGPAIGGAKSGIDFDPADPRRDGVLRRWFQAVAPYLHRCYGTGGDLNVDEVKDVIPCCAAIGLAHPQEGVVRGHFQPGDAARARILHALDVGVSAPVTGPHGVAGEPLPVADLVTGYGLAQSIIRLYEMRGLSVRGRRVLVEGFGAVGAPCALYLARAGALVVGIADREKTLVAPQGLGAGEVEALLLAREDKLLPASDPRCVRDGGVAFRSVAAEVFVAAAGSGTLDEAALESLAAQGVETIACGANQPFREAKLGATAVQRRADARFTIVPDVVANCGMARAFSYLMHEGAGTSAEPIFAAVDETIARALRDLLDRNGGRATGLLGAAFDHAMDLASRA